In Deltaproteobacteria bacterium, one genomic interval encodes:
- a CDS encoding zinc ribbon domain-containing protein produces the protein MPIFEYHCAKCDKDFEVLVLGNQSVTCPDCNGKKVKKLLSVVSHKSDGEFSSSQGSACSGCSATSCSTCSHS, from the coding sequence ATGCCTATTTTCGAATACCATTGTGCAAAATGCGACAAGGATTTTGAGGTCCTTGTTCTTGGGAATCAGAGTGTCACGTGTCCCGACTGTAACGGCAAGAAGGTCAAAAAGCTTCTTTCTGTTGTAAGCCACAAGAGTGATGGTGAGTTCTCAAGTTCACAGGGCTCAGCTTGCAGCGGCTGTAGCGCCACGAGTTGCAGCACCTGTAGCCATTCATAA
- a CDS encoding D-sedoheptulose 7-phosphate isomerase, with product MKEIVLQTLKESVRVKESFVKKNLDSLIAAARHLATCFASGHKLLIFGNGGSAADAQHIAAEFVNRFVVERRPLPALALATDTSVLTSISNDYSFDEVFSKQIRALGKKDDIAWGISTSGNSRNVLVAMQTAREVGLYTLGLTGCGGGKLGRCCDLALNVDSRATPRIQETHITVGHILCDLVDRILFPDSFMKRD from the coding sequence ATGAAAGAGATTGTACTGCAGACACTGAAGGAAAGCGTTCGAGTAAAGGAGTCCTTTGTCAAAAAAAACCTGGATTCCCTTATTGCAGCCGCCAGGCATCTGGCCACATGTTTTGCCTCCGGCCACAAACTTCTCATCTTTGGCAACGGAGGCAGCGCTGCTGATGCCCAGCACATTGCAGCGGAATTCGTAAACCGGTTTGTCGTGGAGCGAAGGCCCTTGCCTGCACTGGCGCTTGCCACTGACACTTCTGTGTTGACCAGTATTTCCAATGACTATTCTTTTGACGAGGTCTTTTCCAAGCAGATCAGGGCCCTTGGCAAAAAAGATGATATAGCCTGGGGAATCAGCACAAGCGGCAACTCAAGAAACGTCCTCGTTGCCATGCAAACGGCCCGGGAGGTGGGCCTTTACACCTTGGGCTTGACAGGATGTGGTGGAGGCAAGCTGGGTCGTTGCTGCGATCTGGCTTTAAATGTTGATTCCCGTGCTACCCCGCGCATCCAGGAAACCCACATCACGGTCGGACATATCCTGTGCGACCTGGTGGATCGAATCCTTTTCCCCGATAGCTTCATGAAACGGGATTAA
- a CDS encoding tetratricopeptide repeat protein translates to MEERFVGEKALREEFPQLPVSEELLARFESSAKQSDQFAVLVIRIDDFEKMLKDSGEDVTSGIVLRLARIIDDVARPCPMKWGCLDEERFACFCPELDEAAAVELARQIQRRLSLRGEETVSIGLAVYPFWPFERTSIPSNAQKALDHAAFFGGNTITPFDAVSLNISADKLYQYGDIYGAIEEFKKALMVDTQNVNVHNSLGVCYGVQGKFDQAIDAFKTATSLDPKDVMATYNLGLAHLRKGNNDKALGLFLEAHGLDGDHPDIACQIGLCYREMGQTDTAIEYLEKAARNKPKGARVFRTLGECHVEKEMLREATQAYEKAIKNHPTDAKSLSALGHLYGVLGENIEIAIVLARESAAIDPDNGLYRSRLGKLYFQNGEFEKALEQFKKASELGEDCGESIAEAQSAIADS, encoded by the coding sequence GTGGAAGAGCGTTTTGTAGGGGAAAAGGCCCTGAGAGAGGAATTTCCTCAACTACCTGTAAGTGAGGAACTCCTTGCCCGTTTTGAATCTTCTGCAAAGCAGAGTGACCAATTTGCTGTCCTTGTCATTCGTATTGACGATTTTGAAAAGATGCTCAAGGACTCTGGGGAAGATGTCACGTCAGGTATTGTCCTCAGACTGGCACGGATCATAGACGATGTAGCCAGGCCCTGTCCTATGAAATGGGGATGCCTTGACGAGGAGCGCTTTGCATGTTTCTGTCCGGAATTGGACGAGGCAGCCGCTGTAGAGCTGGCCCGTCAGATCCAGCGCCGCCTCAGCCTTCGCGGAGAAGAGACCGTATCGATCGGCTTGGCCGTATACCCTTTCTGGCCCTTTGAGAGAACATCCATTCCGTCTAATGCCCAAAAGGCCCTGGATCATGCTGCGTTCTTTGGAGGAAACACGATCACGCCATTTGATGCCGTCAGCTTGAATATCAGCGCTGACAAGCTCTATCAATACGGAGACATTTATGGGGCCATTGAGGAATTTAAGAAGGCCCTTATGGTGGACACTCAAAACGTGAATGTCCACAACAGTCTCGGCGTTTGTTATGGCGTACAGGGCAAGTTCGATCAGGCGATTGACGCCTTTAAGACAGCTACCAGCCTCGATCCGAAAGATGTGATGGCCACCTATAACCTGGGGCTTGCCCACCTCAGGAAAGGCAACAATGACAAAGCGCTGGGCCTCTTTCTTGAAGCCCACGGCCTTGACGGAGACCACCCCGACATAGCCTGCCAAATCGGCCTGTGTTATCGAGAGATGGGCCAGACTGATACGGCCATTGAGTATCTTGAAAAAGCAGCCAGGAACAAGCCCAAAGGAGCACGCGTATTCCGAACCCTGGGGGAGTGTCACGTGGAAAAAGAAATGCTCCGGGAGGCAACCCAGGCCTATGAAAAAGCAATCAAAAATCACCCGACCGATGCGAAAAGCCTGAGCGCCCTTGGGCATCTTTACGGCGTTCTAGGCGAAAATATCGAAATCGCCATTGTCCTGGCCAGAGAGAGCGCCGCCATTGATCCTGACAATGGCCTTTATCGATCCAGACTGGGCAAGCTCTACTTTCAGAACGGGGAATTCGAAAAAGCTCTGGAACAATTCAAGAAGGCCTCCGAGCTTGGAGAGGATTGCGGGGAATCCATTGCCGAGGCCCAGAGTGCTATAGCAGACTCATGA
- a CDS encoding L-seryl-tRNA(Sec) selenium transferase, whose amino-acid sequence MNQERQALLRQLPGVDHVLDLWERAYPARDLPRSVVVASIRKTLEELRSTILTCDETVDDASFSDSELLRLTERTVNKAMGFNLKHVINATGVVVHTNLGRSLLPESVARHVAEITSRYSNLEFDLEKGARGSRYTCVEDILCEISGAEAAMVVNNNAGAVFLSLETLARGKDVVVSRGELVEIGGSFRIPDVMARSGARLVEVGTTNRTHLADYEEAIRDDTALLLKVHTSNYAIVGFTCSVPLKDMVALGAKYHLPVMKDLGSGNFVDFSKYGLIKEPTVQETVAAGADVITFSGDKMLGGPQAGIIVGKEDAVERIKKNPINRALRIDKMTLAALEATLHYYRDEAGAVSAIPTLSMLTMPAKIIAAKARRLRDRLKRLGSNRLKVVVINSSSRVGGGSLPLQELPTKCVGIKIDGLSANRIERMMRQATPPVIGRIEDELVVMDMRTVQDEELAVIAATFEKILAEK is encoded by the coding sequence TTGAACCAAGAACGCCAAGCCCTGTTGCGACAACTTCCGGGTGTGGATCACGTCCTTGACCTGTGGGAAAGGGCCTACCCGGCAAGAGATCTCCCAAGATCGGTGGTCGTGGCATCAATCCGAAAGACCCTCGAAGAACTAAGGTCAACGATCCTTACGTGTGATGAAACTGTGGACGACGCATCGTTTTCTGACAGTGAACTCTTGCGTCTCACCGAGCGGACTGTAAACAAGGCAATGGGGTTCAATTTGAAGCATGTCATCAATGCAACAGGCGTCGTTGTTCACACCAACCTGGGCAGATCCTTGCTTCCGGAGAGTGTCGCCAGGCACGTGGCTGAAATCACAAGCCGTTATTCAAACCTGGAATTCGATCTTGAAAAGGGGGCGAGAGGCTCAAGATACACCTGCGTTGAGGACATCCTGTGCGAGATAAGTGGCGCTGAAGCTGCCATGGTGGTGAACAACAATGCCGGAGCGGTCTTTTTGTCCCTTGAAACCCTGGCAAGAGGAAAAGATGTGGTCGTTTCAAGGGGCGAGCTCGTAGAGATTGGAGGGTCATTTCGCATACCGGATGTAATGGCCCGAAGTGGCGCAAGACTGGTAGAGGTCGGCACGACCAACCGGACCCATCTGGCTGATTATGAAGAAGCAATCCGAGACGACACGGCATTGTTGCTCAAGGTCCATACCAGCAATTATGCTATAGTGGGGTTCACGTGCAGTGTTCCTCTCAAGGATATGGTTGCACTGGGGGCCAAGTATCATCTTCCTGTCATGAAAGATCTCGGCAGCGGCAACTTTGTGGATTTCTCGAAATACGGTCTCATCAAGGAACCCACGGTGCAGGAGACTGTTGCAGCAGGCGCTGACGTGATCACCTTTAGTGGCGACAAAATGCTCGGTGGACCCCAGGCCGGAATCATTGTAGGAAAAGAGGATGCTGTTGAGCGCATCAAGAAAAACCCGATTAATCGGGCCCTCAGGATCGACAAGATGACACTGGCGGCTCTGGAAGCCACACTGCACTACTATCGGGACGAAGCCGGGGCTGTTTCCGCAATCCCCACCCTTTCCATGCTGACCATGCCTGCCAAGATCATTGCCGCCAAGGCAAGACGGCTCCGGGATCGCCTGAAAAGGCTGGGGAGCAATCGACTCAAGGTCGTTGTCATCAACAGCTCATCCCGTGTGGGTGGAGGTTCCCTTCCGCTCCAGGAGCTTCCTACGAAGTGCGTCGGCATCAAGATAGATGGCCTCTCGGCAAACAGGATTGAACGTATGATGCGCCAGGCAACCCCGCCTGTTATCGGCCGCATTGAAGACGAACTCGTGGTGATGGACATGCGTACTGTGCAGGACGAAGAACTAGCCGTCATTGCTGCAACATTTGAGAAAATCCTGGCGGAGAAGTAA